The stretch of DNA CCGCAAAACCAAGAGTATTTTGTTTAAAATATGAGGCGATAAGCACAACAGGCTTGTTTTGAAGTCTGTCTAAAATAAGTGAAGATGAGGAGACCCCAAACTCTGCTCTCTTCTCTATAACTTCATCGCTGATATCTATTCCGTTCGCATACTCTCTAAGCTCTACGTCAAGACCGATCTCTCTATAGTACCCTTTTTCAATTGCGGCATAAAATCCTGCAAATTCAAACTGGTGTTTCCACTCAAGCTGGACTGAGACCTTCTGAATTGAAGCCATAATAGTTGTTGAGAAGAGTAGTAAAGTCAGCAGTTTTAGCAATATAGATCCTTTAATGATAATATTCTATCCTATAAAAGTCTCAAAATAATCTCAAAATATAAATAAGACATCTTTATGACAAAATAGTGTTATAATTTTCCCATGGAAAAAACAAAAAAAACAATTTTAGTAGTAGACGATACAGAGACAAATATTGATATTATGCTTGAGTTACTTTCAGATAAGTATGATGTAGTTGTCGCACTTGACGGCAAAAGCGCTTTTGATGCGGTTGGGGATAATGAGGTAGATTTGATACTTCTTGATATTATGATGCCTGATATAGACGGTTACGATGTTTGCCGCGGATTAAAGGCTGATGAGAGGAGTATAAATATTCCTATAATATTTATAACGGCTTTGGATGATGAGAAGAGCATAGAGAAAGCTTATGCGGCAGGCGGAGACGACTATGTAGCTAAGCCTTTTAAGCCGCTTGAACTCTTGGCTAGAATTGATACTCAGCTAAAGTTAAAAGAGCTTATAAACCACCTTAACTATATATCCTCCTATGATGAGATGACGGGAATATATAACAGAAGAAAGTTTTTTGAGCTTGGAGAGAAGAGGTTTGCTCAGAGTACAAACGAGCTCTACGCCGTAATGATAGATATAGACAAGTTTAAAAACATAAACGACAGCTACGGACATCCGACGGGAGACAGAGTTATAAAAATAGTTGCCAAAACAGTATCGGAGTATCTCTCACATGATGCCATTTTTGGAAGACTAGGAGGCGAAGAGTTTGCGATCCTGTGCAACTGCCCCTCACCAAAAAGCGTCTCTGAGAATATTGAGAGCATAAGAGCGGCTGTAGAAGCATTAGAGCTGCTCTCGGATGCGGGAGAGAGTATAAAACTCACTATAAGTGAGGGCGTAGCTAAAAGAAATAGCGCTACAAAAAGTCTTGATGACCTACTTAGAGTTGCGGATGTCGCACTATATGAGGCAAAAGGGCTGGGTAGAAACAGGGTCATTTTTAGGTAATCTGATTTAGGTACTGTTTGTTTATCTTTAAAAAATGGTATCATCTTAGTTAATAATTGAAAAGGTTTACTGAAATGAGAAGAGACATCGATAGCAACAATCTTCAGGTCAGAGAAGCTCTTATGAAGATGGCTTCGTTTCATCTCTACTTTGCCTCAGCTGCTCTTTATATTTAGGGATCTTCAAGCCTATCTCTGATAAGAAAAGAGGATACCGTGGCAAGGTTGGGAGGCGACGAGTTTGTCGTTTTACTCTCTGATCTTAGCGATAATGAGTCAGAGGCTTTGGAGATGGCACGAAATGTATCGCAAAAGATACACAGCGTTATGGATAGAGGTATATTTGTAGGAGATGTAGTTCTAAACGTAACACTGAGTTTAGGAGTCGCACTTATCGGCAAAGATGGTGAAACAGTAGATGAGGCTCTAAAACATGCGGATATGGCAATGTATAACGCAAAAGATGCGGGAAGGAACTGCACCAAGTTTTATAGTAGGTTTAATGGCAGAGGTGCTAAAGAGGTTTGATAACGATCTCGCTTATCTCTGAACTTGCACCAAGTCTCATAGGCGGTCCCCAAAATCCAGTTCCTTTATTCACATAGATCTGAAGCTCCTCATTGTGTCGGTGCAGACCGCTAATATAGGGCTGCTGAAGCTGAACTAGAAATTTAAAAGGGTAGAGTTGTCCGCCGTGCGTATGTCCGCTTAACATCAGATCAACACCGCTGGTTACTTCATAAATAAATCTCGGCTGATGAGCCAAAAGAACCGTGGGGGACTCTTGGGTGTTTTCTAGAGCTTTTTGGAGGTTTGGCATATATTTTTCTGCTCTGTATCCAAAGATGTCATAAACACCCGCAAGATTAAAACCTCTGCCGTCTTCTCCAATATAAACATTTTCATTTTCCAAAACCCGTATGCCAAGAGATTTCATACTCTCTATAATGGTCTCTATGTCGTGAAAATACTCATGATTTCCGACTACGTAGTATGTCCCCAGTTTTGAATTTAACTTTTTGAGTACGTTTAGCGTCCCTTGTGCACCAAGAACATCTACGTCTATAAGGTCTCCGGTAATAACGACAATGTCAGGATCAAGTCTATTCGCCTTATCTACAATATCCTCTATAAAACCTTTGTCTATAAGCCCTCCGATATGAATGTCACTGAGCTGGACTATCTTGTATGACTCTTTTAAGCTCTTGATCTTAACTTCTACCTTTTGAATTTCTACAAATTTGGCATTATGAATAGACTTTAGAGTCAGCGTAGCTGCTGCAGCTATAGATGAGACGTCGAGGGATTTTTTAAAAAATGCTCTTCTTGAGTCGGAGATCGGTGCAAATGAGAGAAGCACTCTTGAGATATCATAAACGACCGCACTCCAAAAGAGTAAAAAAAGCACACCGATAGGAAGTGAGAAGAGAAAATAGAGCCAGCTTGGCGTATCTACATAGTATCTTGCCATCATGTAACACAAGATGCCCAGAAGGTTGATTATAAGAAATATACGAAAATAGTATTTTGTCTTTTGGTTTATATCAAGTTTGGCGATAAGCCTTCTGCTTATATACATATTGAGCAGGATAAAGACGCCGATAAAAGCGGTAAAAAAGAGTATGTAATTCATCTGGGAAGTATATCAAAATTGAAAAAATGTTATCATTCTTTTTATGAAAATATGTAAAATTTGCAGTAGTAATACAACATCTATAACAGATACAAAAACTCAAAAAATATATCATAAATGTCCTGAGTGTCGCTATATTTCTCTTGATGAGGCTTTTTACGTCGATGAGGAGAGAGAAAAAAAGCATTACGATAAGCACCACAACACTCTTGAATCTCTGGGCTATGTAAAGATGTTCGAGGATTTAGTGGAGGAGTTCGTCCTTCCTTACAAAGATGAGATAAGAAGCGCGCTTGATTTTGGGTGCGGGGAGGGTGAGGTACTGCCAATAGTTTTGCAGAGGAGTGGAGTAGCAAGCGACAGATATGACCTCTTTTACTTTCCTACAAAAGTTTATGAGGGAAAAAAGTATGACCTTATTGCCTCTACCGAGGTGTTTGAACATCTCTCATTCCCGATTGAAGTTTTTAAAAAACTGCTCTCTCATCTGGAAAAAAATGGCTATCTTCTGCTGATGAGCGCATTTCATCCAGATAATGACGAAGAGTTTTTAAAGTGGTGGTATATAAGAGACGTGACACATATTGGCTTTTTTAATATCAAAACGTTTGAGTACATGGCACAGAAGTTCGGTGTTACAATAATTAAACATAACTTTAAAAATATAATTCTTTTTCAAAATAGATAGCTATAAAAAGAAATAGAGGTTATACTCTGTCAAAATTATGTCAAGGATTAAGAATGAAAAATATAGTTATCTCTGCACTTATGGTGCTTTTTGCCGCTTCAGGTGCAATTGCAAGTCAAAAAAGCGGATGTGAACTGGCTCAAGTAGGAGCTGTTGAGGTTAGTTGGACAGGTTATAAAACTCCTAGTAAAGTAGGTGTAGGCGGAGTTTTTGATAGCGTAGCATATACACCTGTTGCAAAGAGCGGTGAGAACTTTCGCTCGATCTTGGTCGGTTCATCTGTTGTAATTGATACTTCAAGCGTAAACTCAAAGCATGAGGATCGTGACGGCAAGCTTGCTAAATTTTTCTTCGGTATGATGAGTGAGAAAAACATCAATGCAAAGATAGTAGATATCAAAGCTGATAAAAGAGTAAAAGATGCGCCAAGAACAGGCGTAGTAGATGTAGAGATAGAGATGAACGGTGTTAAAAAAACAGTTCCTATGACATACAGCTTTAGCGATGATATATTTGAAGCAAAAGGAACTATCGATATTTTAGACTTTAGCGCAGGCGATGCTCTATCATCAATAAATAAAGCGTGTTTTGACCTTCATGAAGGAAAAACATGGAGTGAAACAGGGATAGCGTTTAAAACTAAGATAGAAGCTATTCTTTGTAATGTTAAACCGTTAAAAGAATAACATAAAACCATACTCACTTATTTATAAAAAAACGTAAAGTGTCAGTTTTTCTCCCCTATCCGAAAGATAGGGGTAGCTTTAGGGGGTTGTAGGGACTTTAGTCCATGCCACCAAAAACGGACGAGTTCGTTTTTGTGCGTAACATCAGTATACCGCTCTTAATCGCATTTATGTAGCTAAGAGTGTTCGCATTGCCTTTGTAGGCGATGTCAAACGCAGTTCCATGATCTACCGAAGTTCTGATTATCGGTAGATTGAGCGAGACATTTATACTCTCATCAAAGTAGAGCGCTTTTAGAGGTGCGAGACCCTGGTCGTGATACATCGCCACGAAGTATCTATACTTCTCTCTGGCATGCGGCGTAAAAGCGGTATCTGGAACAAGCGGACCCACAAACTGCTCAAAACCTATCTTCTTGTTTGCACTCTTTATAGCTTTTGTAATTCTAAGCTCCTCATCTCCAAGAACTCCGTTATCACCCGCATGAGGATTAAGCCCGAGAACTGCCACGCTCTCTTTTGGTATTGAGTTATGAAGAGCCAAAAAGAACTCTTTTAGCTTTTTGTACTGCACTGCAGACGCTACATCTTTTAAGGGAATATGCTCGGTAAATAGAGCCACGAACATCTTCTCGCATCCAAGCATCATAATGGCATCTTTTTTAAAATAGTCACGAAGCATATCTGTATGTCCTTTGTAGCGCAGACCGGCTAACATCCACGCCTCTTTGTGGATAGGCATCGTCACGACCGCCTCAGTCTCTTTTGCTTCGCAAAGTTTTATGGCGCTTAAAAATGAGTCGTAGGAGTATCTTCCCGCATTTTTGTCAACGCAACCCTCTTTTATATTGAAGCTTCCCTCAACCTCATGCAGTACAAAATCGGAGGGAACAGAGACGTCTAAAAGCTCGCAGGCTTGATTTAACATATAGGAGTTTATGCAGTATATGGGCGCGCAGAGTGCAGAGACCTCTTTGTGGGCTTTGAGAGCTATCTCGATTCCCACACCGTTTAGATCGCCTACGCTGATGGCAATGCGCTTTTTGCTCATCTGGCAGTGAGTCGCTTCATCTCTTTTACAGCATCTGCCAAACCGCTAAAGACGCTTCTTGCAACAATGCTCTGACCGATGTTAAGCTCAGTGATCTCAGCTATCTTCATCATCTCATGGACATTATGATAGTTTAGCCCGTGCCCAGCGGCAACTTCCAAACCTATCTTTTTTGCATGTTTCGCGGCTGCAGTTATCTCTGCTAATGATTTTTCAACTCTTATAGAGAGTTCATTTCTAGGAAGTTCCAGCTCTTTTAGTGAGTGGTTTGAGGATGAAAGTGAAGAGTTGAGCATCGCGTAAATATTTGCAAATGCTCCGGTGTGAAGCTCAACCATCTCTGCACCAAGTTTTTTGGATTTCTCGACTGCTTCTATTGTCGGGTCGATAAAGAGCGAAACAGGGATGATGTAATCATGCAGAAGCTCTATAGCGTAGGCTATCTCATCTTCATGCCCTACTACGTCAAGTCCGCCCTCGGTCGTTACCTCTTCTCTCTTCTCAGGAACCAAAGTAGCGCGGTGGGGTTTTAGGTCGGCTACTATGTTTAGAATATCTCTGTTGATTGAGCACTCAAGGTTAACGGGAAGAGTAGAGTGCTTCATAATGTTGTAGGCATCGACGTCTTGAATATGACGTCTATCCTCTCTAAGGTGGATGGTTATCTGATCGGCTCCATTTGCACACGCAACGTAGAGGGCATTTAAGATGTCAGGGTCGTTGACACGTCTAGCTTCTCTTAAAACCGCCACATGGTCAATGTTTACGCCAAGTTTCATACTACTCAAATATTTTTCTACTTTCTGTGCATAGGATGTTGATAATCGTTTCTCTCACAAGCAGTAAAAACAGAGATCGTACCAAGCGCTAAAACAGCTATTAAAACAAATTTTTTCATCTTCATTCCTTTAAAAACTTTTTTGGATTATATCATTGATTTTGTTAATACTATCTGTGCTTGCAAAACAGCTTTTATCGCCGCAGATCATAAAATTTTCATCTTCAGTTGCTTTTTTCTGGATGAACGGATACTTCAAAGAGGAGAGCTCAAGCGCATTGGATTCCAAGTTTGTTTGCGTTGATTTTATGACTCTCTCACCCTTTAAATATCTAAGGGTCTGGCGCAGCATATATGGGTAGATAACAGGACGTCTGCCAAGCTCGTAAGAGTTGTATTCCATCGTCTTAAATGCAAAGTGGCTGTATTTATCATCTTCTAAAAGTGTGCTAAGAGAGAGCAGGACATCCACGATAATAGAGACAGGACTTGTGTATGTGTTATCTGAGATCTCGGCTTTTGTCTCAAACTCTCCTACGCTGAACTTCCACACTCCTTTGTCATAAAACTTCTCCAGTGCTAAGTTTGCAAAGTGCTGTGCGCGGATAAGGTAGAGTTCCTCTTGTGTAGAGTTAAATGCCTCTATTAGAGCTTGGGATAAAAATGCGTAATCCTCTAGGAACGCTTCTACTTTTGGAGTTTTATGAATTAGCGTGGTGTGGTAAAGCCTGCCCTCAATAAACATAGTCCCAAGAAGCGCATCAAGACTTTTTTTCGCACTTTGTGCGTAGTTTTTATCAATCTTGCCTAGGTTAAATAGAGACTTTATCATCATGGCAGACCACGATGTCTGTATCTTTTTGTCAATAAACGGATACTCTCTTGAGGCTCTTAATCCACGCAGGAGGAACTTTATGTTTTCAAAATCTTTTGGCGCATTTTCGCCCTTTAATCTAACGATATTTTTGCCCTCAAAGTTGCCATCTTCGGTGATGCTTAACATCTCTAAAATCTCATCTATATTTGTGTATCCGTTATCTGATAATAGTTTATAAACTTCATCGTAGCTATAGATGAAGTAAGTTCCCTCTTCGCCCTCGCTGTCGGCATCGCTGGCACTGTAGAAGAGAGAATCTTCGCTCATGTGGTTGTACCAAAAATCTGCAATCTCTTTCGCAATATCTAAAAAGCTCTCATCTTTGTATGTCAGGTAGGCATTTGTATATATTTCGCAGAGCAGGGCGTTGTCGTAGAGCATCTTCTCAAAGTGCGGAACAAGCCACTTGTCATCAACGCTGTAGCGGCAAAATCCGCCGTCAACCAGATCATACATACCCCCTTTTTTCATATTTTGAAGCGTATTTAAGATCATCGCTTTTGCCGCTTTATCGTCGTAGAGTCTGTCAAGTACCAGAAGTGTTCCAAGCGTGCTTGCATGCGGAAATTTCGGAGATACAGAGAAGCCGCCGTAGATTGTGTCGTAGTTGTTTTTTACCTGCAGCATAAAGTTTTTGACAAAATCCTCTTTTAAAACCGTTGCCTCTTTTGGATGCTCTTTATGGTTTAAAAAGCTCTCTATCTCGTCAGCATTTTTAAGAAGCTGCTCATCTCTTGAAGAGACCTTTTGGGCTATAAGCTTACTCAGCTCTATAAAACCCATTCCCTCAATGCTTCCTTCACGAGACTGAGGCGGAATATAAGTTCCGGCAAAAAATGGTTTGTTCTCCGGCGTGCAAAATATAGAGGTAGGCCAGCCGCCGGCTCTGCGGTTTAGCATCATATAGACCTCTTGATAGTGTTTGTCTATGTCAGGACGCTCTTCACGGTCTACTTTTATGCAGATAAAGCTCTCATTCAGTATATCCGCGCACTCTTTGTTTTCAAATACCTTCTCCTCCATAACATGGCACCAGTGGCATGAGCTGTAGCCTATGGAGATAAAGATTGCCTTGTTCTCTTTTTTTGCCCTCTCAAACGCTTCATCGCACCACGGGTACCAATCTACGGGATTGTCTTTGTGCTGCTGAAGGTATGGAGAGTCTTCTGATTTTAATCTGTTTGACATTTTTATTTCTTTAATATAAATTTTTGTTAGAGTAGAGAAATGTTGCTAATTTTGCGCTTAAAAAAATTGCCCTAAAGTCCTAAACGCACTCGCCTTTAAAATATCTTTTTAGTAAAAACGGGGGCAGAACCGTCGTGACTACTATTACAAATATCAGCATAGCATATATATCGTTTGGCAAGATATTGTTGACTCTTCCCATCTCTGCAAATATAAGCCCAACTTCTCCGCGTGGAACCATCGAGATACCGATGAGCGCGTTGTTTTTGACACACTTTTGTATAATGAAAAAAGCGCCGATAAATTTGCTAAAGAAGGCTATAAAGATAAATGAGAGCCCCATAATCCAAAAAATGGATGATGAAAAATCTATGATGCTAAGGTCAACAGAGAGTCCGACCATAACAAAAAATATGGGAGTAAATATTTGAATGATAGGCGTCATATTTGATTTAACATCTTTAAGTAGCGGCTCGTTCGCGCTTAGAAGTGTTCCAAAAGGGAGAAAAAATCTTCTAGAGAGCGCAAGTCCGGCTGCAAAAGAGCCCAAGATCGCAGGTGCGCCGAATAGATGTGAAAGGTATGAGAAGAGAAGAATAAGCGAGATGATGATTGTCGGTATATACCCCGGAACCAGATCGTTGCCGTGAAACTTATGGATAGCATATGATATTATCTTTGCAAAAGCGGGTGCAAGGAGTAAAAATGTGACGACCATTCCCGCAACCGAGAGCGTATGCTCAAAGTTTGTTTCATGGGAGATAGAGAAATCGTATATAAAGACAAGAAGAATAATCCCTATGATGTCATCAATAACAGCCGCACCGATCACGATTTGAGCAATATTTGTATCTTCCATATGGATATCTTTAAGAACTCTAAGCGTGATGCCTATGCTTGTGGCGGTAAGCGTTCCGCCTATAAAAAGAGATATGTCTGAAGATAGCCCAAACAGATAGTGCGCTGTGAAAAAACTAAAGCTAAAAGGCAAGATTACACCCAGTAGAGCGACTATGAGGGATTTCGTTCCCGCATTTTTGAGGCGCGTAAAATCGGTCTCTAAACCTACTTCAAAGAGAAGCAGGATTATGCCGATCTCCGCCAATATTTTTAGAACCTGATTTGGCTCTACAATGCCAAAAACAGAGGAACCAAGAAGGATTCCTGCTAAAAGTTCGCCAAGAACCGATGGGATGCCCGCCCTTGCAAAAAGTTCGCCCAATATCCTCGCCGATATCAATATTAAAAAAAGTGTTAAAAAAAAGTTATGTATCTCCATGCAAAATTGTACTATTTTTTGATTAAATTGTTAAAAGAAGCGCTAATGTGTGTCATTGGTATTAATTTGTTATAATTTCTCGACATTACATAAATCGGAAAATACAGTATGAAAAAACTTCTTTTGCTTCTTGTCTCATCAGTTCTGCTTTTTGGCGCACAGCCTAAATTTCTAATGCCCGAAGAGGCCTTTAAACCTACCGCAAAACTAAATGATAAGATGCAGATAGAAGCAACTATAGAGTTAGGCAAGGATATATATGTCTATGAGGACTCTATTAAGTTAAATATTAAAGATGGAAGCGGCATAGGCATCAAGGATGTGCTCTATCCAAAAAGCGTGGATCATCATGGGGATATGTCATATATTACTTCTCCGACATTTATTATAGATTTAAGCAAAGAGAGCGGTGTAGACGGTGTAAAAACTGTAGAGTTTGAGCTCTCTTATCAGGGGTGCTCAGAACAGGGGCTCTGTTATGAGCCCTATACAGAAGCTTTTACTTTTGAGGTAGACAGCTCAAAACTTAGCGATGCCACAGTTAAAGAGAATAGCGCAGCGGATAAAAAAGCCCAAGAGAAGATAGAAGTAAATATCGAAGTTAAAAAAGAGCTCTCGGAGAGTGACTCTATCGCCGACACTATCAAAGAGGGAAGCGTTGCTCTTGTACTTCTCACTTTTTTGGGCTTTGGGCTTCTGCTAGCACTCACTCCATGTACGTTTCCTATGATCCCTATTATTTCAGGGATCATTATCTCTCAAGGTGAGGGGATAACGACTAAAAAAGCATTTATGCTCTCTCTTGTATATGTCTTGGCCATGGCTGTAGCTTATACAATAGCGGGAGTTTTAGCGGGTCTATTTGGTTCAAATCTTCAAGCCGCTCTTCAAGCTCCATGGGCGATATATACCTTCTCAGCAATCTTTGTTGCGCTTGCGCTTAGCATGTTTGGATTTTATGAGCTAAAACTTCCAGACTCTTTTGTTGCAAAAATAAGCTCAAATCACCATACGAACCGCAGCGGTTATGTCGGAGTTGCGGTTATGGGCTTTCTATCAGCTCTTATTGTAGGACCATGTGTTGCGGCTCCTCTTGCAGGTGCTTTGGTCTATATAGGTCAGACGGGAGATGCCATCCTCGGTGGAGCGGCTCTTTTTGCCATGAGCATAGGGATGGGAGTTCCTCTTATACTCGTAGGTGTGAGTGCAGGTAAGTTTATGCCTAAACCTGGCGCATGGATGACCATGATCAGCGCAATATTCGGTGTGATGATGCTCGGTGTTGCTATTTGGATGCTTGAGAGAGTACTTGACAGTTACATTATTATGCTTCTGTACTCTATTTTGGGGATAGGTTTTGCAGTCTATTTCGGCGCGTTTGAGAAGGATGCGCATACATTTAGAAAAAGTACCGCAATCATAGTCTTTATCTACTCAGTAGCTCTTTTTATAGGAGTTCTTGGCGGTTCAAACAGTATGACAAAACCGCTGGAGTTCTTAAAGCCATCTATCTCAGTATCCTCTGATGCCGTAATCTCTTCGCATCTAAAGTTTAAAAAAGTAAAATCCATCAAGGAGCTTGACACTGTTTTAGAAGCCAACAGAGGCAAAAAGATAATGCTTGATTTTAGTGCAGAGTGGTGTGCGGTTTGTAAAGAGTTAGATAAAAAAACATTTTCAAATGAAGCAGTAAAAGCAAAGCTCTCAGAGTATGTGCTGATCCAAGCAGATGTCACAGAGAATAACCAAGAGCAAAAAGAGCTTAGCAAAAAGTATGGAGTGTTCGGTCCGCCTGTGCTTCTGTTTTTTGACAAAGAGCTGAATGTTCTAGAGTCAAAAACTATTGTAGGATTTATAGGGCCAGAGGAGCTTTTAGAACATCTTGCAAAGATGTAGTTTTAAACCACCCTCTGCTTTATATTACTAGAAGCCACAAAAGATGCCAATTTTTGTATAAACTCATTTGGATTGGTATCTGCTATCTCTTGAGCCAGTATCTTGTCTGCTCCGTCGCCTAGAATCTTCTTAAAGACCGTTTTTATCTCTTCGATATCGCCTTTGTTCTCTAACCTTCTTCTAAGACCGATAACGTTTAGTCCTTTTATTGTGGCTTTGTTTCCCTCGACCAGCATAAAAGGAGGAATGTCCGAAGCTACCACAGATGCTCCGCCTATCATAACACCCGTTCCTATCTTGTTGTTAGCCTCTACTGTGCTAAGTCCGCCGATAATAACGCGCTCGTCGCATTTTACATTCTCATAAAGTCTTACGGCATTTGTAACGATACAAAAATCACCAAGTTCAACCCCGCTTAGGATCTGTACATAACCCATAATGAAACTGTTGGCACCAATGGTTACTTTTCTGTTTTCTTCATCTACGCTCTCTTGAGCGCCTATTTGAGCAAACTCTCTCACATGAGTTTTCTCGCCTATAGTTATCTCTGAATCTTCACATCCGATAACCGCAAAGCTGAAGATCTTTACATTTTCATCTACTTGAAGCTTCCCTTTTAAAATGACATTTGACTCTAACGTGCATCCTGCTTTTAGTTCAACATCTCTGCCAATGAAGGAAAATGGACCTATCTTGACATCAGGGGCTATTTTCGCACCTTCTTCTATAACTACCGTTGGGTGAATATTTGCTTTTGTCTCTGCCATTATTTGCTCGCGATCTCTAGAGTGATTATGCTGTCGTGTACGGTTGCCAGTGAGCCGCTATTGCCTGTGTGCAGGTAGTTTATAAACGCTTCAAGCTCATCTTGGAGAGCATTGCTTCTGTTTACAAAGCAGCTCTTTGTTATAAAGGAGTTTGGATTTATATTTATGCGCTCTGTAAGGGTTTGAGAGATAAGGTCCGCTTCAAAATATTTTATCTTGCTATCCTCATCCACTCTGCACGCCAGAGAGATAGTTCTTTTTCTGTATGGAGTGAGCCAATTCGTAGATATGTCACCGATAACCTGACCCTCCAGCTCAAAGGCGAGAATGGCGTTATCTTCATGCGTCTTGTGGATCTTTTGAGATTTAAATACCGCGCTGTGGATAATGTCTCTTTTTGTTATAAACCTTATCAGGTCGCTGTCGTGGACTGAGAGGTCGGTGAGAATTCCAACATCCGCTATACGCTCTGGAAAAGAGCCGCTGCGAGTAATTGAGATGGATAGTATCTCATGGTCCGCAATTTCGTTTATAAGAGATTTTACAACGGGGTTGTATCTCTCAATATGTCCGACACAGCTTTTTATGCCGTTTTCTTCTACTGCTTTAAGTA from Sulfurimonas crateris encodes:
- a CDS encoding class I SAM-dependent methyltransferase; this translates as MKICKICSSNTTSITDTKTQKIYHKCPECRYISLDEAFYVDEEREKKHYDKHHNTLESLGYVKMFEDLVEEFVLPYKDEIRSALDFGCGEGEVLPIVLQRSGVASDRYDLFYFPTKVYEGKKYDLIASTEVFEHLSFPIEVFKKLLSHLEKNGYLLLMSAFHPDNDEEFLKWWYIRDVTHIGFFNIKTFEYMAQKFGVTIIKHNFKNIILFQNR
- a CDS encoding GGDEF domain-containing response regulator yields the protein MEKTKKTILVVDDTETNIDIMLELLSDKYDVVVALDGKSAFDAVGDNEVDLILLDIMMPDIDGYDVCRGLKADERSINIPIIFITALDDEKSIEKAYAAGGDDYVAKPFKPLELLARIDTQLKLKELINHLNYISSYDEMTGIYNRRKFFELGEKRFAQSTNELYAVMIDIDKFKNINDSYGHPTGDRVIKIVAKTVSEYLSHDAIFGRLGGEEFAILCNCPSPKSVSENIESIRAAVEALELLSDAGESIKLTISEGVAKRNSATKSLDDLLRVADVALYEAKGLGRNRVIFR
- a CDS encoding YceI family protein encodes the protein MKNIVISALMVLFAASGAIASQKSGCELAQVGAVEVSWTGYKTPSKVGVGGVFDSVAYTPVAKSGENFRSILVGSSVVIDTSSVNSKHEDRDGKLAKFFFGMMSEKNINAKIVDIKADKRVKDAPRTGVVDVEIEMNGVKKTVPMTYSFSDDIFEAKGTIDILDFSAGDALSSINKACFDLHEGKTWSETGIAFKTKIEAILCNVKPLKE
- a CDS encoding diguanylate cyclase domain-containing protein, whose protein sequence is MRKEDTVARLGGDEFVVLLSDLSDNESEALEMARNVSQKIHSVMDRGIFVGDVVLNVTLSLGVALIGKDGETVDEALKHADMAMYNAKDAGRNCTKFYSRFNGRGAKEV
- a CDS encoding metallophosphoesterase, which translates into the protein MNYILFFTAFIGVFILLNMYISRRLIAKLDINQKTKYYFRIFLIINLLGILCYMMARYYVDTPSWLYFLFSLPIGVLFLLFWSAVVYDISRVLLSFAPISDSRRAFFKKSLDVSSIAAAATLTLKSIHNAKFVEIQKVEVKIKSLKESYKIVQLSDIHIGGLIDKGFIEDIVDKANRLDPDIVVITGDLIDVDVLGAQGTLNVLKKLNSKLGTYYVVGNHEYFHDIETIIESMKSLGIRVLENENVYIGEDGRGFNLAGVYDIFGYRAEKYMPNLQKALENTQESPTVLLAHQPRFIYEVTSGVDLMLSGHTHGGQLYPFKFLVQLQQPYISGLHRHNEELQIYVNKGTGFWGPPMRLGASSEISEIVIKPL
- the pdxA gene encoding 4-hydroxythreonine-4-phosphate dehydrogenase produces the protein MSKKRIAISVGDLNGVGIEIALKAHKEVSALCAPIYCINSYMLNQACELLDVSVPSDFVLHEVEGSFNIKEGCVDKNAGRYSYDSFLSAIKLCEAKETEAVVTMPIHKEAWMLAGLRYKGHTDMLRDYFKKDAIMMLGCEKMFVALFTEHIPLKDVASAVQYKKLKEFFLALHNSIPKESVAVLGLNPHAGDNGVLGDEELRITKAIKSANKKIGFEQFVGPLVPDTAFTPHAREKYRYFVAMYHDQGLAPLKALYFDESINVSLNLPIIRTSVDHGTAFDIAYKGNANTLSYINAIKSGILMLRTKTNSSVFGGMD
- a CDS encoding pyridoxine 5'-phosphate synthase, which translates into the protein MKLGVNIDHVAVLREARRVNDPDILNALYVACANGADQITIHLREDRRHIQDVDAYNIMKHSTLPVNLECSINRDILNIVADLKPHRATLVPEKREEVTTEGGLDVVGHEDEIAYAIELLHDYIIPVSLFIDPTIEAVEKSKKLGAEMVELHTGAFANIYAMLNSSLSSSNHSLKELELPRNELSIRVEKSLAEITAAAKHAKKIGLEVAAGHGLNYHNVHEMMKIAEITELNIGQSIVARSVFSGLADAVKEMKRLTAR
- a CDS encoding thioredoxin domain-containing protein; the encoded protein is MSNRLKSEDSPYLQQHKDNPVDWYPWCDEAFERAKKENKAIFISIGYSSCHWCHVMEEKVFENKECADILNESFICIKVDREERPDIDKHYQEVYMMLNRRAGGWPTSIFCTPENKPFFAGTYIPPQSREGSIEGMGFIELSKLIAQKVSSRDEQLLKNADEIESFLNHKEHPKEATVLKEDFVKNFMLQVKNNYDTIYGGFSVSPKFPHASTLGTLLVLDRLYDDKAAKAMILNTLQNMKKGGMYDLVDGGFCRYSVDDKWLVPHFEKMLYDNALLCEIYTNAYLTYKDESFLDIAKEIADFWYNHMSEDSLFYSASDADSEGEEGTYFIYSYDEVYKLLSDNGYTNIDEILEMLSITEDGNFEGKNIVRLKGENAPKDFENIKFLLRGLRASREYPFIDKKIQTSWSAMMIKSLFNLGKIDKNYAQSAKKSLDALLGTMFIEGRLYHTTLIHKTPKVEAFLEDYAFLSQALIEAFNSTQEELYLIRAQHFANLALEKFYDKGVWKFSVGEFETKAEISDNTYTSPVSIIVDVLLSLSTLLEDDKYSHFAFKTMEYNSYELGRRPVIYPYMLRQTLRYLKGERVIKSTQTNLESNALELSSLKYPFIQKKATEDENFMICGDKSCFASTDSINKINDIIQKSF